Proteins from a genomic interval of Mycobacterium conspicuum:
- the prfA gene encoding peptide chain release factor 1, with amino-acid sequence MTQPVQTIDVLLAEHAELEQALADPELHSKPDEARKVGRRFARLAPIVATYRKLASARDDLETARELAVDDESFADEVAELESRVAELDTQLTDMLAPRDPHDADDIVLEVKSGEGGEESALFAADLARMYIRYAERHGWTVTVLDETTSDLGGYKDATLAISNRNASDGDSADGVWSRMKFEGGVHRVQRVPVTESQGRVHTSAAGVLVYPEPEEVAEVQIDESDLRIDVYRSSGKGGQGVNTTDSAVRITHLPTGIVVTCQNERSQLQNKTRALQVLAARLQALAEEQAQADASADRASQIRTVDRSERIRTYNFPENRIADHRINYKAHNLDQVLDGDLDALFDALSEADKQSRLQQAT; translated from the coding sequence ATGACGCAGCCCGTACAGACGATCGACGTGCTGCTCGCCGAACACGCCGAGCTCGAGCAGGCGCTGGCCGATCCCGAACTGCACAGCAAGCCCGACGAGGCGCGCAAGGTCGGGCGCCGATTCGCCCGTCTCGCGCCGATCGTCGCCACCTACCGCAAACTGGCCTCGGCGCGCGACGACCTGGAGACGGCGCGCGAGCTGGCCGTCGACGACGAATCGTTCGCCGACGAGGTCGCCGAGCTGGAGTCGCGCGTCGCCGAACTGGACACCCAACTCACCGACATGCTGGCCCCGCGCGACCCGCATGACGCCGACGACATCGTGCTCGAGGTCAAATCCGGTGAGGGCGGGGAAGAGTCGGCATTGTTCGCCGCCGATCTGGCCCGAATGTACATCCGCTACGCCGAGCGACACGGCTGGACCGTGACGGTGCTGGACGAGACCACCTCGGACCTGGGCGGCTATAAGGACGCGACGCTGGCAATTTCTAATCGCAACGCGAGTGATGGCGACAGCGCCGACGGGGTGTGGTCGCGGATGAAGTTCGAGGGCGGCGTGCACCGCGTCCAGCGTGTCCCGGTGACGGAATCGCAAGGGCGCGTGCACACTTCGGCGGCCGGCGTGCTGGTCTACCCCGAACCCGAGGAAGTCGCGGAGGTGCAGATCGACGAATCGGATCTGCGCATCGACGTCTACCGGTCCTCCGGCAAGGGCGGCCAGGGCGTCAACACCACCGACTCCGCGGTGCGAATCACCCACCTGCCCACCGGGATCGTGGTCACCTGCCAGAACGAACGGTCGCAGCTGCAGAACAAGACCCGCGCCCTGCAGGTGCTGGCCGCGCGACTGCAGGCGCTCGCCGAGGAGCAGGCCCAGGCCGATGCGTCGGCCGACCGGGCCAGCCAGATCCGTACGGTGGACCGCAGCGAACGGATCCGCACCTACAACTTCCCGGAGAATCGGATCGCCGATCACCGCATCAATTACAAGGCGCACAACCTCGATCAGGTGCTCGACGGCGACCTGGACGCGCTGTTCGACGCGTTGAGCGAGGCCGACAAACAATCCCGATTGCAACAGGCCACATGA
- the rpmE gene encoding 50S ribosomal protein L31: MKADIHPAYEETTVVCGCGNTFQTRSTKTGGQIHVEVCSQCHPFYTGKQKILDSGGRVARFEKRYGKRTNAEANK, encoded by the coding sequence ATGAAAGCTGACATTCACCCCGCGTACGAAGAGACGACGGTGGTGTGCGGGTGCGGCAACACCTTCCAGACCCGCAGCACCAAGACGGGCGGCCAGATCCACGTCGAGGTGTGCTCGCAGTGCCACCCGTTCTACACCGGCAAGCAAAAGATCCTCGACAGCGGCGGCCGCGTGGCCCGCTTCGAGAAGCGCTACGGCAAGCGCACCAACGCCGAAGCCAACAAATAG